Genomic DNA from Candidatus Eisenbacteria bacterium:
AGTCTTGGCTCGGACTCAAGCCTTCTGGACGTACTCCGCGACGTCGTAGCCCCAGGTGAGGCCGATGAAGCGGGGCATGTCCTCGCGGATGATGCGCTCGCCCTCGGGCGAGTCGAAGAAGCCGGTCCGCATCGCCTCCACCGACGGGAAGTGCAGCTCGGCGATGCCGTCCCAGTCGGGCGCGTCGCCCAGACGCTGGTCGACGACGTTGGTCACGTACTTGTGCAGGCCCGGATGGTGGACGAGCGCGAGCGGGACGTGCCGGGTGAGCCAGTGCTCGACGAACGCGGCGTGGCTCGTGCCGGCAGGCCGGCGCACGAGGCCGACGATCTTCACGCCCGGCGACCGCGTCCCGAGTGGCGGCGGAGCCGCGGGCGCCTTCTGCACGTGCTCGGTCGTGACGTAGGCGTGCGCGCCGCCGAGGAAGCCGGCGACGTCACGCTCGACGATCCGCCGCCCTTCCTCCGTGTCGTAGAGCCGTTCGCGGAAGTCGTCGACGCTCGCGAACGACAGCTCGCCGATCGAGTCGAGCTCCTCGGCTCCGGCGCGCCGTCCCTCGACGACGTTGACGACGTACTTGCGCATGCTGGGATGGTGGCGGAGCGCGATCGGGACGTGCCCCGCGAGCAGGCGTTCCGTGTACTCGGCGGGCGAGAGGTCGGGACGGCGCCGGCAGAGGAAGACGAGCTTCACCATGGGCGGCCCGTATCACACGCCCATGGTGTCGGCGTACAGTCGCTCGATCTCCGCGATGTGCGTCTCGAGGTCGCCGTGCTGCCAGCTCGCGGTCGAGATCGGCGGATGGACGACGACCTCGATCGTCGTCGGGCGCAGGATGATGCCGTGCTTCGGGAGCGCGTCGAGGGCGTTGCGGAAGACGAGCGGCACGATGGGCACGCCGGCGGCCATCGCGAGGTGGAAGGCGCCCTTCTTGAACCGTCCCAGGCGCGGCGTCGGCATGCGCGTGCCCTCGGGGGCGATCGCGATCGAGAGGCCGCTCTCGAGCGCCTCGATCGCGGGCCGCAGCGCCTCGATCGCCTTCGAGCGGTTGAAGCGGTCGATGAAGACCGTGCCGGCGGCCGCGAAGAGCGGGCCGAAGAACGGGTTCCTGCGGACCTCCTGCTTGCTGATCGCGACGAAGTCGCGGCGCAGGAGCTTGCACAGCAGCAGCACGTCGACCGCGCTCTGGTGGTTGAAGATGAAGACGGCCGGCCGGTGCGACCAGAGGTGCGCTTCCCCGCTGACCCGCACCTCGATGCCCGCGAGCGCCGTCCCCAGCTCGCCCCACGTGGTCGCGGCGACGTTGGCCCAGCGCCGCGTCCCGCGATCGAGGGCGACGATGGGCAGTCCGACCAGCACCGCCGAGAAGAAGCTCCCGATCGCGAGCGACGTGCGCACGACGTCCATCAAGGCCGGCGTGCCACGCGTCCAGAACGTGCGCGTCGGCCATCCACGCCGCCGCGCGATCGCCGCCAGGCGGGTGTTCGGATTGGTCGGACGCGGGCGGCCGACGCCTTCCAGCAGCGGCAGGTCCTCGTCGCTGTCGGTGTAGAAGAAGCTCTGGGCGAGGTCCACGCCGTGCTCGCCCGCGAGCTGTCGCGCGGCGAGCAGCTTGCCCTCGCCGTAGCACGTGGGCTTCACGACGCGTCCCGTGAACCGGCCGTTCTCGACCTCGAGACGCGTGCAGAGCACGTGTGGGATGCCGAGATCGCGCGCCAGCGGCTCGGTCTGGTAGCGCGTCGCCGACGAGACGATGGCCACCGTGTGCCCCTTGCGGAGGTGCGCGTGCACGAGGGCCCGCGCCTCCGGGTACACGTCAGCCGCCATGCGCTCTGCGAACACGCGCTCGGCGAGCGCCTCGAAGTCGTTCTCCGATGCGCCGCCGAGCAGCGTGAGCGTCTCGGAGAGAAACCCGGAAAACCCGGTCTGGCCGAGCTGGAACCAGAGCGCACCGCGCAGGAACTGCGCGATTCCGCCCGGTCCGATGCGGCCGCCGAGGAGGCCGTCGAGCAGAAACGTGAAGACGGAGAAGCCGGCGACGAGCGTGCGGTCGAGATCGAAGAACGCCCCCACCTGCGGGCCGGCCGGTCCCTCGTCGATCTCGCGGGTGATCTCGGCCCACGGCACGGCGCGGGAAGATACCGCCGCTCGCCGCGGGGCGTCTACCCACGCGAGCCGCAATCGTCGTATATGCGCCGTCGTGGCGACGGCGAGCACCGCGGAGGCCCCTCTCCCGCTGCGGCACCCACGCGTCGTGTTCCTGCTCGACGCCACCAGCGAGATCGAGCAGCGCCTCCTCACGCGGTGGATCGCCGACCACCATGCGCCGACCGGCATTCCGTACGAGGTCGTCGCGATCCCGCCGTCGCGGCGGCGCGGGTCGGTGCGCGTCGACCGCAGCGCGCTCGAAGGCGCCCTCGCGGCGCACGACGACCCGCTGCTGACGCCGCTGCGCGTGGCCTGGCTCCCACCGCCCGAGCGCGACGACGGCCCGCTGCGCCATCTGCTCAAGCTGGTCGCCTTCGGCGATCCGCGCGATCCCGGACGCCTGCGCCAGCGCTGGGTGGCCCTGCGCCATCCGGAGCGCGCCCAGGTGGTGCTGGCCGACGCGGCGTCGATCTCCGAGCTGCGGGCACGCTGGCGCACTGCGTGCGGCGCGGGGTTCGCCGAGACGATGGGGCTCGCCGATTTCGTGGCGCGCCAGGCGGCGCTCGCGCTCGAGCGCGCCGAGCGGCGGCTGCGCGGGCTGCGCTACAAGGTACCGCGCTTCGTCGGCGAGGCGATCCTCGCGCGGCCCGCCTTCCAGGGCGGCGTCGCGCGCCTCGCGCAGGAGCTTGGGCGGCCACCGGCCGACGTCCTGAAGGAGGCCACGAGCGACCTGCGCGAGATCGCGGCGACCCACAGCCCGTACGTCATCGAC
This window encodes:
- a CDS encoding HAD-IB family hydrolase, with amino-acid sequence MPWAEITREIDEGPAGPQVGAFFDLDRTLVAGFSVFTFLLDGLLGGRIGPGGIAQFLRGALWFQLGQTGFSGFLSETLTLLGGASENDFEALAERVFAERMAADVYPEARALVHAHLRKGHTVAIVSSATRYQTEPLARDLGIPHVLCTRLEVENGRFTGRVVKPTCYGEGKLLAARQLAGEHGVDLAQSFFYTDSDEDLPLLEGVGRPRPTNPNTRLAAIARRRGWPTRTFWTRGTPALMDVVRTSLAIGSFFSAVLVGLPIVALDRGTRRWANVAATTWGELGTALAGIEVRVSGEAHLWSHRPAVFIFNHQSAVDVLLLCKLLRRDFVAISKQEVRRNPFFGPLFAAAGTVFIDRFNRSKAIEALRPAIEALESGLSIAIAPEGTRMPTPRLGRFKKGAFHLAMAAGVPIVPLVFRNALDALPKHGIILRPTTIEVVVHPPISTASWQHGDLETHIAEIERLYADTMGV
- a CDS encoding EthD domain-containing protein; translated protein: MVKLVFLCRRRPDLSPAEYTERLLAGHVPIALRHHPSMRKYVVNVVEGRRAGAEELDSIGELSFASVDDFRERLYDTEEGRRIVERDVAGFLGGAHAYVTTEHVQKAPAAPPPLGTRSPGVKIVGLVRRPAGTSHAAFVEHWLTRHVPLALVHHPGLHKYVTNVVDQRLGDAPDWDGIAELHFPSVEAMRTGFFDSPEGERIIREDMPRFIGLTWGYDVAEYVQKA